The following coding sequences lie in one Anomalospiza imberbis isolate Cuckoo-Finch-1a 21T00152 chromosome 17, ASM3175350v1, whole genome shotgun sequence genomic window:
- the SLC32A1 gene encoding vesicular inhibitory amino acid transporter, whose product MATLLRSKLSNVATSVSHKSQAKMSGMFARMGFQAATDEEAVGFAHCDDLDMEHRQGLQMDILKSEGSEEGGEPPLEGDIHYQRDGTGPLPPSASKEACSELSGQGKPKITAWEAGWNVTNAIQGMFVLGLPYAILHGGYLGLFLIIFAAVVCCYTGKILIACLYEENEDGEIVRVRDSYVDIANACCAPRFPTLGGRIVNVAQIIELVMTCILYVVVSGNLMYNSFPNLPVSQKSWSIIATAVLLPCAFLKNLKAVSKFSLLCTLAHFVINILVIAYCLSRARDWAWDKVKFYIDVKKFPISIGIIVFSYTSQIFLPSLEGNMQNPKEFHCMMNWTHIAACILKGLFALVAYLTWADETKEVITDNLPSTIRAVVNIFLVAKALLSYPLPFFAAVEVLERSLFQDGNRAFFPNCYGGDGRLKSWGLTLRCALVVFTLLMAIYVPHFALLMGLTGSLTGAGLCFLLPSLFHLKLLWRKLLWHHVFFDVAIFVIGGICSISGFIHSLEGLIEAFRTNAED is encoded by the exons ATGGCCACCCTCCTCCGCAGCAAGCTCTCCAACGTGGCCACCTCGGTGTCGCACAAATCCCAGGCGAAGATGAGCGGCATGTTCGCCAGGATGGGCTTCCAGGCGGCCACCGATGAGGAGGCGGTGGGCTTCGCCCACTGCGACGACCTCGACATGGAGCATCGGCAAGGGCTGCAGATGGACATCCTCAAGTCCGAGGGCAGCGAGGAGGGCGGGGAGCCGCCCCTGGAGGGGGACATCCACTACCAGCGGGACGGCACAGGGCCCCTGCCGCCCTCCGCCTCCAAGGAGGCCTGCTCCGAGCTCTCCGGGCAGGGCAAGCCCAAGATCACGGCATGGGAGGCGGGATGGAACGTCACCAACGCCATCCAG GGGATGTTTGTTCTGGGCCTGCCCTATGCCATCCTTCACGGTGGATACCTAGGactctttttaataattttcgCTGCAGTGGTTTGCTGCTACACTGGGAAAATCCTTATTGCCTGTCTTTACGAAGAGAATGAGGATGGGGAGATAGTCAGGGTGAGAGACTCCTACGTGGACATCGCGAACGCGTGCTGCGCGCCCCGCTTCCCCACCCTCGGGGGCAGAATTGTGAACGTGGCTCAGATCATTGAACTGGTCATGACCTGCATCCTCTATGTGGTGGTCAGTGGGAACCTGATGTACAACAGCTTCCCCAACCTGCCCGTCTCACAGAAGTCGTGGTCCATCATTGCCACGGCAGTGCTCCTGCCTTGTGCGTTCTTGAAGAACCTCAAGGCAGTCTCCAAGTTCAGCTTGCTCTGCACATTAGCCCACTTTGTCATCAACATCCTGGTGATCGCCTACTGCCTCTCCAGGGCACGCGACTGGGCCTGGGACAAAGTCAAGTTTTACATTGATGTCAAGAAGTTTCCCATCTCTATTGGCATCATTGTCTTCAGCTACACCTCCCAGATCTTTCTGCCTTCCTTGGAGGGGAACATGCAGAACCCCAAGGAGTTTCATTGCATGATGAACTGGACTCACATAGCAGCTTGCATCCTTAAGGGACTCTTTGCCTTGGTCGCCTACCTGACCTGGGCTGATGAGACCAAGGAGGTCATTACAGACAACTTGCCATCCACCATTAGGGCAGTAGTCAACATTTTCTTGGTGGCCAAAGCCTTGCTCTCCTACCCCTTGCCGTTCTTTGCAGCTGTAGAAGTCCTGGAGCGGTCCCTTTTCCAAGATGGAAACAGGGCTTTCTTCCCCAACTGCTATGGGGGTGACGGGCGGCTCAAATCCTGGGGACTCACCCTCAGATGTGCCCTGGTAGTTTTCACCCTGCTCATGGCTATTTATGTCCCCCATTTTGCCCTCTTGATGGGTCTTACTGGGAGTCTCACAGGCGCAGGGCTCTGTTTCCTGCTCCCCAGTCTCTTCCACCTCAAACTGTTGTGGAGGAAGCTCTTGTGGCATCATGTCTTCTTTGATGTTGCCATTTTCGTTATAGGTGGTATCTGCAGCATCTCTGGGTTCATCCACTCTTTAGAAGGCCTCATAGAAGCTTTCAGAACCAATGCTGAAGACTAA